One stretch of Microcoleus sp. FACHB-672 DNA includes these proteins:
- a CDS encoding ATP-binding protein: MPTQPFMGLAGDQPIAKPLPRTLSVLETWGFGLTGHLSWLFSVPTIAVALGPSAIFVLLPAVIVGMLLNLQVRRLGERWPDIAGGTPNYTARLLNNYPRLGRYAAIGYWSAWIAFLPINAIGITELIKANLETMGIACPETILKIGFTVIPFILAFSGTRALAILHLFFILPAIAFLFTYCLQGLGWLAFSPASPGFFPSVQTSSVASFQIKDWMQWLFFSLWATCGCETASCFVADSRRPGETLRFLTFAAWLIPVLYLGGSWVVIRLATEPGIGVNPFSILLVAAQPFWGSSASFLVTLLISSGCLLGCATVVSNTPRILYQLAKDGQISPVFAVVSRRGVLGPSLVFGLLLSLVCLIWGDITRIVMVTGTGGFACTLILFLGLWLRRGRPEARSRNRREAVWPWCWLGLFVLEAVVLIVAGLAIGWQDMLLGLLLPLALLGVDAAIRRIPFAPFHPNWWINRDQIKPQGHFKDFVAVQVLVLLILVCGAASASWFIKAKLDGDAASASNDLFIVLLMTIAFVGIAIACWTSLPQVAAIAEAREIAESRFITALDTVPDTVLVINNNGAIRQANPASEQLFDLKTVELIERPLNHFFPQLPLVPDLWPNRNEQTLDRGDRGLRFIELTISQRANRELSEYIVILRDITDRKLSEVALRDSEETARQQATQLELTLQDLRRTQAQLIQTEKMSSLGQLVAGVAHEINNPVNFIHGNLAHISEYTEDFLSLINLYQQGYRHSDPEIQTLIEEIDLNYLVEDLPKMVSSMKVGANRIREIVLTLRNFSRLDEAEMKGVNIHEGLDSTLLILQNRLKEKPELPSIEIIKNYEDLPLVECYAGQLNQVFMNILSNGIDALHNHDKERTAQQIQEQPSTITIQTRLLANTRVVISFKDNGPGMSEIVRKRIFDPFFTTKPVGEGTGLGLSISYQIIVDKHGGRLECVSQPGGGAEFIIEIPLTQKLKQREN, translated from the coding sequence ATGCCTACGCAGCCTTTCATGGGTTTAGCCGGCGATCAGCCTATCGCAAAGCCCCTTCCCCGAACCTTAAGCGTCCTAGAAACTTGGGGATTTGGTCTCACTGGCCATCTCTCATGGCTTTTCAGCGTCCCGACAATCGCTGTAGCCCTAGGGCCATCTGCCATCTTCGTGCTATTACCGGCAGTCATTGTGGGGATGCTGCTCAACCTCCAAGTCAGGCGCTTAGGCGAACGTTGGCCAGACATTGCTGGGGGAACGCCCAATTATACCGCTAGGCTACTCAACAACTATCCCCGCCTGGGTCGCTATGCAGCAATTGGTTACTGGAGCGCTTGGATAGCCTTTTTGCCAATCAACGCAATTGGTATTACGGAACTGATCAAGGCCAATCTGGAAACGATGGGAATCGCCTGTCCGGAGACAATTCTAAAAATTGGCTTTACGGTGATCCCCTTTATCTTGGCCTTTAGCGGCACCCGCGCTTTGGCAATCCTGCACTTGTTTTTTATCCTGCCGGCGATAGCATTCCTGTTTACCTATTGCCTTCAAGGTCTCGGCTGGTTAGCTTTCTCTCCAGCGTCTCCCGGATTTTTCCCTTCTGTCCAGACTAGCAGTGTCGCGTCTTTCCAAATCAAAGATTGGATGCAGTGGCTTTTCTTCTCCCTCTGGGCTACCTGCGGCTGTGAAACCGCGTCCTGTTTTGTCGCCGATAGCCGCCGTCCGGGGGAAACTCTGCGTTTTCTCACCTTCGCAGCTTGGTTAATTCCTGTGCTGTATCTGGGTGGTTCCTGGGTAGTCATCCGTTTGGCTACCGAACCGGGAATTGGCGTCAACCCTTTTAGCATCTTGTTAGTAGCGGCCCAACCTTTCTGGGGCAGCTCAGCTTCTTTTCTGGTGACGCTGTTGATCAGCTCAGGCTGTCTTCTCGGCTGCGCCACAGTCGTTTCTAATACACCGCGGATCTTATACCAACTTGCCAAAGATGGGCAGATATCGCCAGTATTTGCAGTGGTTTCCCGCCGGGGTGTCTTGGGTCCTAGCCTTGTGTTTGGCCTTTTACTCAGTTTGGTTTGTTTAATTTGGGGAGACATCACCCGAATCGTTATGGTGACGGGGACGGGTGGGTTTGCCTGTACCCTGATTCTGTTTCTAGGATTGTGGCTGCGTCGAGGCCGGCCTGAAGCACGTTCGCGAAACCGGCGTGAAGCTGTTTGGCCTTGGTGCTGGCTGGGTTTATTTGTATTAGAGGCAGTTGTCTTGATCGTCGCCGGCTTAGCGATCGGCTGGCAAGATATGCTCCTGGGACTTCTTCTTCCCCTTGCTCTTTTAGGAGTGGATGCCGCAATTCGCCGCATTCCCTTTGCGCCATTCCATCCAAACTGGTGGATCAACCGCGATCAAATCAAGCCTCAAGGCCATTTCAAAGATTTTGTAGCAGTTCAGGTGCTAGTCTTGCTGATTTTGGTTTGTGGCGCTGCCTCTGCCAGTTGGTTTATTAAGGCAAAGTTAGATGGGGACGCTGCTAGTGCCAGCAACGATCTGTTTATCGTTTTGCTTATGACGATTGCCTTTGTGGGAATCGCCATCGCTTGCTGGACGAGTTTGCCCCAAGTTGCAGCGATTGCCGAAGCGCGAGAAATCGCTGAAAGTCGCTTTATTACAGCGCTCGATACCGTTCCCGATACGGTTCTCGTCATTAATAACAATGGTGCGATCCGTCAAGCAAACCCAGCCTCCGAGCAACTCTTTGACCTAAAAACCGTTGAGTTAATTGAGCGTCCTCTTAATCATTTCTTTCCACAGTTACCACTGGTTCCGGATTTGTGGCCTAATCGGAATGAACAAACACTGGATCGCGGTGATCGTGGCTTGCGTTTTATTGAATTAACGATTTCTCAACGAGCCAATCGAGAGCTATCAGAATATATTGTTATCCTGCGCGATATAACAGATCGCAAACTTTCTGAGGTGGCTTTGCGGGACTCGGAAGAAACTGCAAGGCAGCAAGCCACTCAACTAGAACTTACCTTGCAAGATTTACGGCGCACCCAAGCACAATTAATTCAAACCGAGAAAATGTCTAGCCTGGGTCAACTGGTTGCGGGGGTCGCTCACGAGATTAATAATCCAGTCAATTTCATCCACGGTAATCTCGCTCATATCAGTGAGTACACAGAGGATTTCCTGAGTTTAATTAACCTTTACCAGCAGGGTTATCGTCATAGTGACCCAGAAATTCAAACCCTTATTGAAGAAATTGATCTTAACTATTTAGTAGAAGATTTACCTAAAATGGTGTCTTCGATGAAAGTCGGGGCGAATCGCATTCGAGAAATTGTTTTAACCTTGCGTAACTTTTCCCGGCTTGATGAAGCTGAAATGAAGGGTGTTAACATTCATGAAGGTCTTGACAGTACGCTGTTGATTTTGCAGAATCGCTTGAAAGAAAAACCAGAACTGCCCAGTATTGAAATTATTAAAAACTATGAGGATTTACCTTTGGTTGAATGCTATGCCGGCCAACTCAATCAAGTCTTTATGAATATCCTCAGCAATGGAATTGATGCCCTACATAACCATGATAAAGAGCGAACCGCTCAACAGATTCAAGAACAGCCCAGTACCATTACTATTCAAACGCGATTGTTAGCCAACACCCGCGTGGTAATTAGTTTTAAAGATAATGGGCCGGGAATGAGCGAAATTGTTCGTAAACGGATATTTGATCCGTTTTTTACAACAAAACCTGTGGGAGAAGGCACCGGCTTGGGATTATCGATTAGTTATCAAATTATTGTAGACAAACATGGAGGCCGGCTAGAATGTGTATCGCAACCCGGAGGAGGGGCAGAGTTTATTATTGAAATCCCGCTCACGCAGAAGCTAAAGCAGCGCGAGAATTAA
- the rlmN gene encoding 23S rRNA (adenine(2503)-C(2))-methyltransferase RlmN, with protein sequence MLAVSTSKTPLLGASLAELTEWVQQQGQPAYRGQQLHQWIYQKGARSLSEITVFSKQWRETVADFPIGRSTIHYRSVAPDDTVKYLLTLADGQIIEAVGIPTEKRLTVCVSSQVGCPMGCDFCATGKGGFKRNLATHEIVDQVLTVQEDFNRRVSHIVFMGMGEPLLNTDNVLAALRSLNEDVGIGQRNITVSTVGIQNRIRQLAEHKLQVTLAVSLHASNQELREQLIPSALRYPLPELISECREYVKTTGRRLSFEYILLAGMNDLPEHAVELAELMRGFQCHVNLIPYNPISEAGYQRPSQQRIQSFVKALQDRKVAVSVRYSRGLEADAACGQLRASKS encoded by the coding sequence ATGTTAGCAGTTTCAACCTCTAAAACTCCCCTGTTAGGGGCTTCTTTGGCAGAGTTAACCGAGTGGGTTCAGCAACAGGGGCAACCGGCTTATCGGGGGCAACAGTTGCATCAATGGATTTATCAAAAAGGGGCGCGATCGCTTTCTGAAATTACGGTATTTTCTAAACAGTGGCGTGAAACGGTTGCAGATTTCCCAATAGGCCGGTCAACCATTCACTACCGCTCAGTTGCCCCGGATGATACGGTTAAGTACCTCCTGACGCTGGCAGACGGTCAAATTATCGAAGCGGTTGGCATTCCCACAGAAAAGCGCCTCACGGTTTGCGTGTCTTCCCAGGTGGGTTGTCCGATGGGCTGCGATTTCTGCGCCACCGGCAAGGGCGGTTTTAAGCGCAATCTCGCCACTCACGAAATTGTTGATCAGGTTTTAACGGTTCAAGAAGACTTTAACCGGCGCGTCAGTCATATTGTCTTTATGGGCATGGGCGAACCCTTGCTGAATACGGATAACGTTCTGGCTGCCTTGCGATCACTCAACGAAGATGTGGGCATCGGACAGCGAAATATCACGGTTTCTACGGTGGGAATCCAAAATCGCATCCGCCAACTGGCAGAACATAAACTCCAAGTTACCCTAGCGGTTAGCCTCCACGCGTCTAATCAAGAGTTGCGTGAACAGCTAATTCCCAGTGCGCTGCGGTATCCTTTGCCAGAGCTTATATCAGAATGTCGGGAATATGTCAAAACAACGGGCCGCCGGCTCAGCTTTGAATATATTTTGCTTGCCGGCATGAATGACTTGCCGGAACACGCAGTTGAACTTGCGGAGTTAATGCGGGGATTTCAATGTCATGTCAATTTAATTCCCTACAATCCGATCAGTGAAGCCGGTTATCAGCGTCCCAGCCAGCAGCGGATTCAATCATTTGTGAAAGCATTGCAAGATCGGAAAGTTGCAGTGAGTGTACGTTATTCTCGCGGTTTAGAAGCGGATGCTGCTTGTGGGCAACTTCGAGCTTCTAAAAGTTAA
- a CDS encoding replication restart DNA helicase PriA, with product MQIKMTIHCPNCGSHAERHYLLISQLTRTQCPACDYFMVTCSDTGRVVEAYAPGIYAPQ from the coding sequence ATGCAGATAAAAATGACAATTCACTGTCCAAACTGTGGCAGCCATGCTGAGCGCCACTACCTGTTAATTAGTCAATTAACCCGGACACAATGCCCCGCCTGTGACTATTTTATGGTTACCTGCTCTGACACCGGCAGAGTGGTAGAAGCCTACGCCCCTGGCATCTACGCCCCCCAGTAA
- a CDS encoding tetratricopeptide repeat protein, which produces MKLSLCAIVKNEEAALPSCLDSVKDVVDEIVVLDTGSTDRTPEIARDFGANVYNFEWCDDYSAARNESLKYATGDWILVLDADEMLVPEVVPQIKEAIENEDYLLINLMRQEVGAAQSPYSLVSRLFRNHPYIYFSHPYHSMVDDSVANLLKTSQGWQVVNLAPVAILHEGYKPGTIAALDKFTRARQAMESYLAQHPCDPYTCSKLGALYVQMGEIERGIQLLEVGLKGVPSWGEPKSVEVPVLYELHYHLGIAYARRQQISKAKSHYRAALEQGLLPQLKLGAYNNLGNLLLESGDLTGAKSAYETALQIEPNLATAHFNLGIALKEKGRLKEAIASYRQAIELNPNYAEAHQNLGVALFKAGNVVESLDRFRQAISLYEERQSPAASQLRQSLKDMGMRV; this is translated from the coding sequence ATGAAACTGAGCCTTTGCGCGATTGTGAAAAATGAGGAGGCGGCGCTGCCAAGCTGTCTCGATAGTGTTAAGGATGTGGTGGATGAGATCGTGGTGCTTGACACCGGCTCAACGGATCGCACCCCTGAGATTGCTCGTGACTTTGGGGCAAACGTCTATAACTTTGAGTGGTGCGATGACTATTCGGCGGCGCGAAATGAATCACTTAAATATGCGACGGGTGACTGGATTTTAGTCTTAGATGCGGATGAAATGCTGGTGCCAGAGGTTGTGCCGCAGATCAAAGAGGCAATTGAGAATGAGGACTACCTCTTAATTAACTTGATGCGTCAAGAGGTGGGTGCCGCACAATCTCCTTACTCTCTGGTATCCAGGCTATTTCGCAATCACCCATATATTTATTTCTCTCATCCTTATCATTCGATGGTGGATGACAGCGTTGCCAACCTGCTGAAAACTTCTCAGGGATGGCAGGTGGTTAATTTAGCGCCGGTGGCGATTTTGCATGAAGGCTACAAACCGGGGACGATTGCCGCGTTAGACAAATTTACCAGAGCGCGGCAGGCGATGGAAAGCTATCTCGCTCAGCACCCTTGTGATCCTTACACTTGCAGTAAGTTAGGGGCTTTGTATGTACAAATGGGTGAGATCGAACGCGGCATTCAATTGCTAGAGGTGGGATTGAAAGGGGTGCCTAGCTGGGGTGAACCCAAATCAGTGGAGGTACCAGTGTTGTATGAACTTCACTACCATTTAGGCATTGCTTACGCGCGCCGGCAACAGATATCTAAAGCCAAATCCCACTATCGGGCTGCCCTTGAGCAAGGACTCTTGCCTCAACTGAAACTTGGCGCTTATAACAATTTGGGTAATTTACTGCTGGAAAGCGGCGATCTGACGGGGGCTAAAAGCGCTTATGAGACTGCTTTGCAAATAGAACCCAATTTAGCCACGGCTCATTTTAATTTAGGCATTGCCTTGAAAGAGAAGGGACGCTTAAAGGAGGCAATCGCATCTTATCGGCAAGCGATTGAACTGAATCCAAATTATGCCGAAGCTCACCAAAATTTGGGCGTAGCTTTATTCAAAGCCGGCAATGTTGTAGAGAGTTTAGACAGGTTTCGTCAGGCAATTTCACTTTACGAGGAACGTCAGTCGCCGGCAGCTAGCCAGTTGCGCCAAAGTTTGAAAGATATGGGAATGCGGGTTTAA
- a CDS encoding serine/threonine-protein kinase, with the protein MLGQTIGGRYSLISELGEGAFGKTYLAEDRHLPGNPVCAVKQLKPASTDPKTLEEARRLFHTEAETLQQLGPHEQIPRLLAHFEENREFYLVQEFIKGHDLSYEMTAGKQLSESYTIALLQNTLKVLEFVHQQQVIHRDIKPSNLMRREPDGKLILIDFGAVKQIRTKVVNSQGMTRSTVQIGTFGYMPSEQAQGRPKLSSDIYALGMIAIQALTGIFPDELPDDPETGEICWRNLVPVRANLADILDKMVRYDFRQRYPSATEALQALAGLETSPISIVPNKAKAWLKHSKVLYQAKRYQEAIAACEQAISIKSDFHEAWDMLGNALYELGRHHEALTSYDKAIQIKPNFPEVWNNRSRTLFSLQRYEEAIFASDKAIQLKPDFYAAWNNRGFALFSLQRYEEAIAAYEQAISIKPDFAEAWLNRGSAFEELQRYEEAIACYDKAIQLEPDYPQAWNSRGLAFDNLQRYSQAIACYDKAIQLKPDYYQAWNNRGVALDNLQRYREAIASFNQAIQLKPDFQLALDNRNEVHGKLQWYI; encoded by the coding sequence ATGCTCGGACAAACCATCGGTGGGCGCTACTCCCTGATCAGCGAATTGGGAGAAGGGGCATTTGGCAAAACTTACCTAGCAGAAGACCGGCATTTACCCGGCAACCCCGTCTGTGCAGTTAAACAACTCAAACCCGCCAGTACAGATCCCAAGACTTTAGAGGAAGCAAGGCGCTTATTTCACACAGAAGCAGAAACCCTTCAGCAGCTTGGCCCCCATGAGCAAATTCCCCGGCTTTTAGCTCATTTTGAAGAAAATCGAGAATTCTATTTAGTTCAAGAATTCATCAAAGGTCACGATCTGAGCTATGAAATGACTGCCGGCAAACAATTGAGCGAATCCTATACCATCGCGCTTTTACAAAACACCCTCAAAGTCTTGGAATTTGTTCACCAGCAGCAAGTCATCCACCGCGATATTAAGCCATCCAACCTGATGCGACGAGAACCAGATGGCAAACTGATTCTGATTGATTTTGGTGCGGTTAAACAAATTAGAACGAAGGTAGTCAATAGTCAAGGAATGACGAGATCGACGGTGCAAATTGGCACATTTGGCTATATGCCCAGCGAACAAGCCCAAGGCCGGCCAAAATTAAGTAGTGATATTTATGCTTTGGGCATGATCGCGATTCAAGCACTCACCGGCATCTTTCCCGATGAACTGCCAGACGATCCTGAGACGGGTGAAATTTGCTGGCGAAACCTAGTGCCGGTGCGCGCAAACCTGGCAGATATTTTAGACAAAATGGTGCGTTATGACTTCCGGCAGCGCTACCCGTCTGCAACTGAGGCATTACAAGCATTAGCCGGCTTGGAAACTTCACCCATTTCAATAGTCCCCAATAAAGCCAAAGCTTGGTTAAAACATAGCAAAGTGCTGTATCAAGCTAAACGTTATCAGGAAGCAATTGCTGCCTGTGAGCAAGCAATTTCAATTAAATCTGACTTTCATGAAGCTTGGGATATGCTTGGCAATGCGCTTTATGAATTAGGCCGGCATCACGAAGCACTAACATCGTATGACAAAGCTATTCAAATTAAACCTAACTTTCCCGAAGTTTGGAACAACCGCAGCAGAACACTCTTTAGTTTACAGCGCTACGAAGAGGCAATTTTTGCCTCAGACAAAGCGATTCAACTCAAGCCAGATTTCTATGCAGCTTGGAATAACCGAGGCTTTGCGCTTTTTAGTTTACAGCGTTACGAAGAAGCAATCGCTGCCTATGAACAAGCGATTTCTATCAAGCCAGATTTTGCGGAAGCTTGGTTGAATCGAGGTTCGGCGTTTGAGGAATTGCAGCGCTATGAAGAAGCCATTGCTTGTTATGACAAAGCCATTCAACTCGAGCCAGATTACCCTCAAGCTTGGAATAGCCGAGGCTTGGCGTTTGATAACTTGCAACGCTACTCACAAGCTATTGCCTGTTATGACAAAGCGATTCAACTCAAGCCAGATTACTATCAAGCTTGGAATAACCGAGGCGTGGCTTTAGATAACTTGCAGCGGTATAGAGAAGCCATTGCCTCCTTTAATCAAGCGATTCAACTCAAGCCCGATTTTCAATTAGCCCTAGATAACCGAAACGAGGTGCACGGTAAGTTGCAATGGTATATATAG
- a CDS encoding GlsB/YeaQ/YmgE family stress response membrane protein, with protein sequence MGILAWVVLGLIAGALAKAIYPGHQGGGFLATTALGILGAVVGGYLGSMFLGTSAASGALSIPSIAFAVLGAILLLFIWGLVTQRAA encoded by the coding sequence ATGGGAATTCTAGCTTGGGTTGTTTTAGGTTTGATTGCCGGCGCACTTGCAAAAGCCATTTACCCAGGGCATCAAGGCGGTGGATTTCTAGCAACAACAGCGTTAGGGATTTTGGGTGCAGTTGTTGGTGGTTATTTGGGTAGTATGTTCTTGGGAACAAGCGCCGCTTCTGGTGCTCTCTCAATTCCTAGTATTGCTTTTGCAGTCTTAGGCGCAATCCTCCTTCTCTTCATCTGGGGTTTAGTAACTCAACGCGCTGCGTAA
- a CDS encoding DUF2188 domain-containing protein: MPWNKNNYPDSMKNLTAEVREKAVEIANALLEEDYEEGKAIPIAIAKAEDWASRRGKQVKKKDSE, from the coding sequence ATGCCTTGGAATAAAAACAATTATCCAGATTCCATGAAAAACCTCACCGCTGAAGTGAGGGAAAAAGCGGTTGAAATTGCCAATGCTTTGCTAGAAGAGGATTACGAAGAAGGCAAAGCCATTCCGATTGCGATTGCGAAAGCAGAAGACTGGGCAAGCCGGCGCGGTAAACAAGTGAAAAAGAAAGATTCTGAATAA